In Alteromonas sp. RKMC-009, the genomic stretch TCCTAATTTCGGGTTTTGGGGCGCACCATAGCAGATAAAGCCGTCAACGAAATCGGCCACATCGGTAATAGTTTGTGCATTACCGGCATACAAGAGTAAATGCTTTTGAGCGTCCTGCAGCACAGAGGAAACGCCACGGATGAAGGTAGATGCAACAGGGTCACTGACCATGTATTCAATGTTATCGGCAAGTACCAGCGCCACAATATTAGACTGACCTTTACGGAGGATCTGCGCTGCTTTATTCGGCCCGCTGTAACCTATTTCTTTACAGGCAGCCAGAATGGCATCACGCCTGGCAGCAGAAAGCTGATCCGGGCGGTTGAAGGCATTAGAGATGGTTGCGGTAGAAACGCCCAGCTTTTCAGCCACATCTTTTAAAGTCAGTTTTACTTTCTTCATTGTTACGGCAAAGGTCACTGTACTGAATGCCGGCAGGCATTATTAAACGGGTGCAATCTTAATCGATTAACATTTTTTTAAAATTTTAGCACAGTGACGGTAACCGGTACGACTTTATTTTCAATTTTTACAGCCGTCGTACCGGTGAAGTAGTAATTTAACAGGAAAACTAGCTGTAAACGGGCCTTGCTGCGGTAAGTTCAGCCACTTTCTGTTTAATGCCTGCAGCCGTGTCTGCGCAGTCAGGCGCACCAAGCAAATCACACATCCATCCGGCCAGTTGCTGACAATCTGCTTTAGTGAATCCCCGAGAAGTGACTGCCGGAGTGCCGATGCGAATACCACTGGTGACAAATGGAGACTGGGGATCATCAGGCACCGTGTTCTTATTAACGGTTATATTCACACTGTTCAGCAACGCATCGGCTGCTTTACCGGTCATGCCCTTGCTGATCAGGCTCAACAGAAACATGTGGTTATCTGTGCCGCCGGATACCACATCAAAGCCACGCTCAATGAAGACTTCTGCCATCGCTCTGGCGTTGTCTACCACCTGTTGCTGATACACCTTATAGTCGTCAGACATGGCTTCTTTCAACGCCACCGCTTTGGCTGCAATAACATGCATAAGCGGACCGCCCTGAATGCCCGGAAAAATCAATGAATTGAATTTCTTTTCCAGTTCAGGGGCAGACTGACAGAGGATTAACCCTCCCCGCGGCCCCCGCAATGTTTTGTGGGTAGTGGTGGTAACCACATGTGCCGCTTTCACAGGGTTGGGGTACACACCGGCGGCCACCAGGCCGGCAACATGAGCCATATCCACCATTAACCACGCACCTACACTGTCGGCGATATCTCTGAAACGCTGCCAGTCAACGATGCGGGAATACGCCGAGAAGCCGGCAACAATCATTTTTGGTTTATGGGTTTTTGCCAGCTCTGCAACCTGTTCATAGTCAATTTCACCGGATTCCGGGTTAATACCGTATTGCACAGCGTTGTACAATTTACCGGAGAAATTCGGCTTTGCACCGTGTGTCAGGTGACCACCGTGATCGAGGCTGAGACCTAAAATGGTATCGCCCGGAGAGAGCAACGCCATGTAAACCGCCGCATTTGCCTGCGAGCCTGAGTGCGGCTGAACATTGGCGTAATCTGCACCGAATAAGGCTTTAGCGCGGTCGATAGCAAGTTGTTCGGCAACATCCACTTCTTCACAGCCGCCATAATAACGTTTCGCCGGATACCCCTCAGCGTACTTGTTGGTTAACTGACTTCCCTGTGCCGCCATTACCGCCCGGCTGGTGTAATTTTCAGATGCGATCAGTTCGATATGATCTTCCTGACGCCGGGTCTCTTTTGCGATTACCGCAGCGATTTCAGGATCCACATTATTCAGCGATTCATTCAGCAGCTTCATGATAACTCCATTGTGTTTTGATTTTCTTTATGCTAATTCTGGTATCGCAATAAATAAAATTAATAAAAACAATAGAGTCATAAGTTTCCAAAATAGGGTTGCCTGCCTATTTTTATTTTGGAGTGTAGCCATGAAAAATTTGTCCGTGGACTTCTTACGTTCATTTGTGACGATTGCGCAGACGGGTAGCTACACTTTATGTGCGGAACGTTTAAAACGCACACAACCAGCTATCAGCCTGCAAATCAAAAAACTTGAAGAAATGGTGGGAGAAAAACTCTTTTCCCGCGAAGGCAACCGTCTTACCCTGACGCTGGCAGGCAGCAAGCTGCTGGAATTTGGTATGAAAATACTCATGCTGAATGACCAGGCGATGGCTGAATTTGGTCGTCCTCAGGTCAGCGGGAACATCAAACTGGGGATCCCCAGTGAATTTTCCACGACCCTGATGCCTAAGATCATTCGCCGCTTTACCCAGTCTTATCCGGAAGTCTCTCTGGAAGTGCACTGTGCGCTGAGTAAAGATTTGCTGTGTGAGCCACTGAAAAACCAGTTTGATTTAATCCTGTCGCTGCAGGAGATCCCCGACCCCGACCAGGATGGTTACATTGTGACAGACCAGCTGGTGTGGGTTGGCAGTCAGCGCTTTGTTAACAGCATTCCTGAAAAGCTGCCCATTATCGCCGCCCCGGCGCCCTGTATTTACCGTAAACGTGCAACCAACCTGTTAGGAAAGCACCGTAAGCAGTGGCAAATTGTGTACACCATCGGCGATCTCAACGGTATTCAGACCGCCATCAATGAAGGACTGGGCATTACTGTACTGGCGAGAAGTACTGTACCAAACGGCTTGCATATTTTGTCCCCTTCTCCGGCGCTGCCGGAGCTGGGTCATATTGGTGTGTGTCTGGTGAATCCGCAGAAAGTGCGCTCTGAAGCCATCGAACTGCTGGCCAAAACCATGGTGACAGAACTGTCTGCCTGCTGAGGAGACTCAAAAGAGTCTCCCGCTCTGATATAGCCCGTAGAACATAGCAGCATTGCCCATCAGTAATCCTGCATAGAGTCCGAACCGTCCGCAGAATAACCCGACGGATCTATGCCTTGTCTGCCCGGCGGATTGTTGATCGGCCAGAATCATATTTTGCATCTTGATGGTTTGTACAATGATGATGCCCATCATCACCTGGTACATCAGAACCGGCCCCGCCCAACCCGTTGTAAACTCATAGGCAGCGGTCCACAGCGCACCGGCAATCAGCGTCGCC encodes the following:
- the glyA gene encoding serine hydroxymethyltransferase — encoded protein: MKLLNESLNNVDPEIAAVIAKETRRQEDHIELIASENYTSRAVMAAQGSQLTNKYAEGYPAKRYYGGCEEVDVAEQLAIDRAKALFGADYANVQPHSGSQANAAVYMALLSPGDTILGLSLDHGGHLTHGAKPNFSGKLYNAVQYGINPESGEIDYEQVAELAKTHKPKMIVAGFSAYSRIVDWQRFRDIADSVGAWLMVDMAHVAGLVAAGVYPNPVKAAHVVTTTTHKTLRGPRGGLILCQSAPELEKKFNSLIFPGIQGGPLMHVIAAKAVALKEAMSDDYKVYQQQVVDNARAMAEVFIERGFDVVSGGTDNHMFLLSLISKGMTGKAADALLNSVNITVNKNTVPDDPQSPFVTSGIRIGTPAVTSRGFTKADCQQLAGWMCDLLGAPDCADTAAGIKQKVAELTAARPVYS
- a CDS encoding LysR family transcriptional regulator; translated protein: MKNLSVDFLRSFVTIAQTGSYTLCAERLKRTQPAISLQIKKLEEMVGEKLFSREGNRLTLTLAGSKLLEFGMKILMLNDQAMAEFGRPQVSGNIKLGIPSEFSTTLMPKIIRRFTQSYPEVSLEVHCALSKDLLCEPLKNQFDLILSLQEIPDPDQDGYIVTDQLVWVGSQRFVNSIPEKLPIIAAPAPCIYRKRATNLLGKHRKQWQIVYTIGDLNGIQTAINEGLGITVLARSTVPNGLHILSPSPALPELGHIGVCLVNPQKVRSEAIELLAKTMVTELSAC